The Myroides phaeus DNA segment AACTCCTGATAAAGTAAGTTCTTCAACAAATATATGTCCCGCTTCAGCTACTGTACACATTGTTTTTGTAGGATACATAGCAGCAAATAATAAAGCTACTGAAGCCCCATCACTATGTCCAAATGTACAGATGCGCGACAAGTTCATTTCTTCTAACATTAAATTCAAGAATACAGCTTCTTGTTTTAAGTAATCTTTCGATCTTACAGGCGTATCCATCTTATCCGATTGTCCATAACCAATACGGTCGTAAGCAACAACATCACAATTAAGGCTATTTGCAAGCATTTCTGGCCAATCTCTCCACAGAGTTACACATCCAAGCGAATCGTGCAACATAACTAAAGTAAAGTGTCCTGATGAAGGAGTACTTTGCTTAAGATGTTTTACAAATACATTCTTCTCTCCTACTTTGATATATTTTTCTTCTGTGGTGTACATATTCTCAATTTGTTAGAAAGCTAAATAAGACAATTTTTATGGAAGGCAAAAATAAAATTACTGCATAGTAACAATAAAGACAATGCTAAGATTGACGTGGAGCAATAGTCACTTTAAGGGAAGTAGTTAACCTAACGATATAAAAGTGATATAAAATAGAAAAGTATAAAAAACAAAAAAGCCCTTGAAAACAAGGGCTTTTACTGTGATCCAATCAGGATTCGAACCTGAGACCTACTGCTTAGAAGGCAGTTGCTCTATCCAGCTGAGCTATTGGACCTTACCAAATCACTGGGATTTTTTGTCGGGGTGGCAGGATTCGAACCTGCGACCTCCTGGTCCCAAACCAGGCGCGATGACCGGGCTACGCTACACCCCGATTGGGTCATCTTTAGTATATTTTATTGTCTAAGTTATTTCGTCGGGGTGGCAGGATTCGAACCTGCGACCTCCTGGTCCCAAACCAGGCGCGATGACCGGGCTACGCTACACCCCGAAAATAAGCGGAGAGACAGGGACTCGAACCCTGGCATCGGTTACCCGATGACAGATTAGCAATCTGCTCCGTTACCACTCCGGCACCTCTCCGTTGCTTAGATAATTACTTCTCTAATGCGGATGCAAACTTAGCACTACTTTTCATACTATGCAAGCTTTACCAAGAAAAAAAAGCATTTTTTTTCAATAAAAAAACAAACTAATTAATTATCAACAGGATATGATTTAAAGAAAAAAACATTTTTTTATTATTTAATTTTTTATTTCTCTTAATCGAGAAATTTTATGTATTTTCCCAAAACTTTTTTGCGCCCTACTTAATAGGGCAAAACAACCAAAATTGTAAATCAACTTAATTAATACTAAAAATTATGAGTAAAAAAGTAGTTATTGTTTCAGCTGCAAGAACACCGCTTGGTAGTTTCTTAGGAAGTTTATCAACTGTTCCTGCTACTACATTAGGAGCAACTGCTATAAAAGGTGCTTTAGATAAGATTAATCTTGATCCTAAATTAGTGGATGAAGTAATTATGGGGAACGTAGTGCAAGCAGGAGAAGGTCAAGCACCTGCTCGTCAAGCTGCATTAAATGCCGGTTTATCTAATGAAGTACCTTGTACTACAATAAATAAAGTTTGTGCGTCAGGTATGAAGGCTATTATGCAAGCTACTCAAGCTATCTTAGCAGGTGATGCAGATGTTGTTGTTGCTGGTGGTATGGAGAATATGAGTATGATTCCTCATTACATCCATATGCGTAATGGAAACAAATTTGGTCCTGCTACTTTAATTGACGGATTACAAAATGATGGTCTTGTAGATGCATACGACAAAAACGCTATGGGTGTTTCTGCTGATTTATGTGCTTCTACTCACAATATCTCAAGAGAAGAACAAGATGCTTTTGCAATCAAATCATACGAGCGCTCAGCTAAAGCTTGGGATGCTGGTAAATTTGACAATGAAATAGTTCCTGTTGCTGTACCTCAACGCAGAGGTGAACCAATCATCGTTTCTAAAGATGAGGAGTACACAAATGTGAAACTTGACAAAATAAC contains these protein-coding regions:
- a CDS encoding alpha/beta fold hydrolase, encoding MYTTEEKYIKVGEKNVFVKHLKQSTPSSGHFTLVMLHDSLGCVTLWRDWPEMLANSLNCDVVAYDRIGYGQSDKMDTPVRSKDYLKQEAVFLNLMLEEMNLSRICTFGHSDGASVALLFAAMYPTKTMCTVAEAGHIFVEELTLSGVRAAQVAYETTNLKDRLVKYHGDRVDDIMKAWVDTWLSPSYKDWTVAEEMKAISSPLLFIQGRDDEYGTLEQVNVTIANAQGLTRTKIFDNIGHTPHKECKEETLEVITSFLKEVINGKL
- a CDS encoding acetyl-CoA C-acyltransferase codes for the protein MSKKVVIVSAARTPLGSFLGSLSTVPATTLGATAIKGALDKINLDPKLVDEVIMGNVVQAGEGQAPARQAALNAGLSNEVPCTTINKVCASGMKAIMQATQAILAGDADVVVAGGMENMSMIPHYIHMRNGNKFGPATLIDGLQNDGLVDAYDKNAMGVSADLCASTHNISREEQDAFAIKSYERSAKAWDAGKFDNEIVPVAVPQRRGEPIIVSKDEEYTNVKLDKITSLRPAFTKEGTVTAANASTINDGAAAVVLMSEEKALSLGLKPLAYIKGYADAAHEPEWFTTAPAKALPLALKKANVSVEDVDFFEFNEAFSVVGIVNTKLLNIDPEKVNVNGGAVSLGHPLGCSGARIIVTLLSVLEQNNAKVGAAAICNGGGGASALVIERA